One genomic window of Oncorhynchus keta strain PuntledgeMale-10-30-2019 unplaced genomic scaffold, Oket_V2 Un_contig_2759_pilon_pilon, whole genome shotgun sequence includes the following:
- the LOC127922902 gene encoding fish-egg lectin-like, whose product MRVTAAVLLVLCLLTISHAWDCQPVVNIKNLMQIDAGLGQVVATDTSQIPYYLVGDKWIRLPGSLKHITVGPAGIWGVNKDYAIYKYVAGNWVQAAGLLKQLDAGGEQFIAGANMDDTPFCLTHSATVGYKGPGSPLPWTGLPGAVKYYSCGPFACWAVNKNDDIFLMSLNQDCQNNGWSHIEGKLSMIEVATDGRVFGVNSAGIVFTRDGITASKPEGTGWSNIPMSMHMGHVTYDLGHLWVISKSGVTMVCTP is encoded by the exons ATGAGAGTCACTGCAGCCGTCCTATTGGTCCTCTGTCTCCTGACCATCAGTCATG CCTGGGACTGTCAGCCTGTTGTAAACATCAAGAATCTGATGCAGATCGATGCAGGACTGGGACAAGTGGTTGCTACGGACACAAGTCAAATCCCCTACTACCTGGTAGGTGATAAATGGATCCGCCTGCCTGGTTCCCTGAAGCATATCACTGTAGGACCAGCAGGGATCTGGGGTGTCAACAAGGACTATGCAATCTACAAGTATGTGGCCGGTAACTGGGTGCAAGCTGCAG GCCTTCTGAAACAGTTGGATGCTGGAGGTGAACAGTTTATTGCGGGGGCCAACATGGACGATACTCCATTCTGTCTGACACATAGTGCCACAGTTGGCTACAAGGGTCCAGGATCACCTCTTCCATGGACAGGATTACCAGGAGCTGTGAAGTACTACAGCTGTGGACCCTTTGCGTGCTGGGCAGTCAACAAGAATGATGATATCTTCTTAATGAGT CTGAATCAAGACTGTCAAAACAACGGGTGGAGTCACATTGAAGGCAAGCTTTCCATGATTGAGGTGGCAACTGATGGTCGTGTCTTTGGGGTCAACTCTGCGGGTATTGTTTTTACCAG AGACGGCATCACAGCCAGTAAACCAGAGGGCACCGGATGGAGCAATATCCCAATGTCCATGCACATGGGCCACGTGACCTACGACCTGGGCCATCTTTGGGTCATCTCCAAGTCTGGAGTCACCATGGTGTGCACACCTTAG